Proteins encoded in a region of the Hydrogenispora ethanolica genome:
- a CDS encoding glycyl-radical enzyme activating protein — MSGRNIMASEHDNVTGVISAIQKYSTKDGPGIRDTVFLKGCSLRCGWCSNPELIHPAPEMFQRPELCIGCGACLAACPRGALTRPAEAIRLDRNSCDGCGRCAAVCPAGVYESVGQRLTVAEALAELLKDRVFYETSGGGVTFSGGEPLLQPEFVGELARRLQEKHIHTAVETAGLAPWSNFAGVLGAIDLVLYDIKLMGSEKHRQYTGAANEFILENALKIAERGIPMIARLVVIPGVNDGEAEFRDRLEFVKRLATVEQVDILGYHRYGLGKYTKLGREYPLPELAEPAEGELKKMKLIAEAYGFRTTLGGS, encoded by the coding sequence TTGAGCGGACGGAACATCATGGCTTCTGAGCATGACAACGTTACCGGAGTTATCTCGGCGATTCAGAAGTATTCGACCAAGGACGGTCCAGGCATCCGGGACACGGTATTTTTGAAAGGCTGTTCCTTGCGGTGCGGCTGGTGTTCCAATCCGGAATTGATCCATCCGGCGCCGGAGATGTTTCAGCGTCCGGAGCTCTGCATCGGTTGCGGCGCTTGCCTGGCGGCCTGCCCCCGGGGAGCGTTGACCCGGCCGGCGGAGGCGATCCGGCTGGACCGGAATTCCTGCGATGGCTGCGGCCGGTGCGCCGCAGTCTGCCCCGCCGGAGTCTATGAAAGCGTCGGGCAGCGGCTGACAGTGGCCGAAGCATTGGCCGAACTCCTGAAAGACCGGGTTTTTTATGAAACATCCGGGGGCGGCGTCACGTTTTCCGGGGGCGAGCCGCTCTTGCAACCGGAGTTCGTGGGGGAGTTGGCCCGCAGGCTGCAAGAGAAACATATCCATACCGCCGTGGAGACCGCCGGATTGGCGCCGTGGTCGAACTTTGCCGGGGTCCTCGGTGCGATCGACCTGGTTTTGTACGACATCAAGCTGATGGGGAGCGAAAAACACCGCCAGTATACCGGCGCTGCGAATGAATTCATCCTGGAGAATGCCTTGAAGATCGCGGAGCGGGGCATTCCCATGATCGCGCGGTTGGTGGTGATCCCGGGCGTCAATGACGGGGAAGCCGAATTCCGGGATCGCCTGGAGTTTGTCAAGCGCCTGGCTACCGTCGAACAGGTGGACATCCTGGGATATCACCGCTACGGGCTGGGGAAATATACGAAACTGGGCCGGGAATATCCTCTGCCGGAACTCGCGGAGCCGGCGGAGGGGGAACT
- a CDS encoding glycyl radical protein: MLGQKMIAEDWNQESYQRVTKVRDDLMRTVPSICPERALLITESFRETEGEPMIIRRAKALAQILNGMSIYIEEDQLIVGNQASAGRAAPIFPEYSIAWVIAELDQFERRTGDVFTISDETKRKLRDIYGDWRGRTHQDEVLRNISAINKLAEEQNVIHRGGISMSGDGHIIPNHDKLLAQGYGGVMRQAQAKLGNGDLEPSQRHFYQASVIALQAASQFVRRYAQKALELAKTATNPHRQRELAQIAEICAGGLEKAPQSFHEALLLVYFTHLVMMIESNGHSFSFGRFDQYMYPFYQRDIERGVLTDEQALELIALFFIKLNSLNKVRPWDHTEFGVGYPLYSNLMVGGMKADGSDGTNELSYLCLRAMALSRLPEPNLSVRYWEGTPKELLWEAARLIRERFGMPSLFADETVIATLRSIGIPETVARDYASMGCVEVAIPGRWGHRATGMTYMNFGKILELLLNNGVDPRTGIQLISVNGRKESQVDFGSYEELWEGWRKFLKFYTDLAVESDYVCDRSLKLFDADPFASSLIDCCIERGKTLKEGGAEYDFVSHSTIGTTVVGDSLAALKKLVFDDQLVTFPELKAALDQNWQGEKNARIRRLALNAPKFGNDRDEADRIVADVYRSYLDLLPSYRNERDGSGPIGCGYTMSTSNISSYVPYGMDVGATPDGRLAGKPLNEGASPCLGADREGPTAVAKSVSKLPNSRMAGGQLLNMKFSPEALADDGNLDKFVSFIEASRRLGNFHLQFNVVDSATLRAARRNPEQYPNLMVRVAGYCALFTSLIPEVQEAIIERTEHHGF; the protein is encoded by the coding sequence ATGCTGGGACAGAAAATGATAGCGGAGGATTGGAATCAGGAATCCTACCAACGGGTCACGAAAGTCCGCGACGATCTGATGCGGACGGTTCCGAGCATCTGTCCGGAACGGGCGTTGTTGATCACCGAGTCCTTTCGGGAGACGGAAGGGGAACCGATGATCATACGCCGGGCCAAAGCGCTCGCCCAGATTTTGAACGGCATGAGCATTTATATCGAAGAGGACCAGCTGATCGTCGGGAATCAGGCTAGCGCCGGAAGGGCGGCGCCCATCTTTCCCGAATATTCCATCGCCTGGGTCATCGCTGAGCTGGATCAGTTTGAGCGGCGAACCGGCGATGTCTTCACCATCTCGGATGAAACCAAGCGGAAACTTCGCGACATCTACGGCGATTGGCGGGGCCGGACCCACCAGGACGAGGTGCTGCGGAACATTTCGGCAATCAATAAGCTGGCCGAAGAGCAGAATGTGATCCATCGCGGCGGCATCAGCATGTCCGGCGACGGACATATCATTCCCAATCACGATAAGTTATTGGCTCAGGGGTACGGTGGAGTGATGCGCCAGGCCCAAGCGAAGCTGGGGAATGGGGATCTGGAGCCGTCGCAACGCCATTTCTACCAGGCGTCGGTTATCGCATTGCAAGCGGCCAGCCAATTTGTGCGAAGATATGCGCAAAAAGCGCTGGAGTTGGCAAAAACTGCGACCAATCCGCACCGGCAGCGGGAGTTGGCGCAGATCGCGGAGATCTGCGCGGGCGGCCTGGAGAAAGCGCCGCAGTCGTTCCATGAAGCGTTGCTGTTGGTCTATTTCACCCATCTGGTCATGATGATCGAGAGCAACGGCCATTCCTTCTCATTCGGCAGATTCGATCAATACATGTACCCTTTTTATCAGCGGGACATCGAGCGCGGGGTGCTCACCGACGAGCAGGCCTTGGAACTGATCGCCCTGTTTTTCATCAAGCTGAACAGCCTGAATAAAGTACGCCCCTGGGATCATACCGAATTTGGCGTCGGATACCCGCTCTACTCCAACCTGATGGTCGGAGGGATGAAAGCGGACGGCAGCGACGGGACCAACGAATTATCCTACCTCTGTTTGCGGGCCATGGCCTTATCGCGCTTGCCCGAGCCGAACTTGTCGGTACGTTACTGGGAAGGAACTCCGAAAGAATTATTGTGGGAGGCGGCCCGGCTGATCCGGGAGAGGTTCGGCATGCCGTCGCTGTTTGCTGATGAGACTGTCATCGCAACCTTGCGCTCCATCGGCATTCCCGAGACAGTCGCCAGAGATTACGCCTCCATGGGCTGCGTGGAGGTGGCGATTCCCGGAAGATGGGGCCACCGGGCCACCGGGATGACCTATATGAATTTCGGCAAGATCCTGGAACTATTGTTGAATAACGGGGTGGATCCGCGGACCGGGATTCAGTTGATCTCGGTGAACGGCCGGAAGGAAAGCCAGGTTGACTTCGGTTCCTATGAGGAACTATGGGAGGGTTGGCGCAAATTCTTGAAATTCTATACCGACCTGGCGGTGGAGAGCGATTATGTCTGCGACCGTTCGCTGAAGCTCTTTGACGCCGATCCGTTCGCTTCCTCATTGATTGACTGCTGCATCGAACGGGGCAAGACTTTGAAGGAGGGCGGGGCGGAATATGACTTTGTCAGCCATTCCACCATCGGAACGACGGTGGTCGGAGATTCGTTGGCCGCGCTGAAAAAACTGGTATTTGACGATCAATTGGTAACGTTCCCCGAATTGAAAGCGGCATTGGACCAGAATTGGCAGGGCGAAAAGAACGCCCGGATCCGGCGGCTCGCCTTGAACGCGCCGAAATTCGGCAATGACCGGGATGAAGCCGACCGGATCGTGGCCGATGTTTACCGCTCCTATCTGGATTTGCTGCCATCCTACCGGAATGAAAGGGATGGCAGCGGGCCGATCGGTTGCGGGTATACCATGTCCACCTCCAACATTTCTTCCTATGTTCCCTACGGAATGGATGTCGGAGCGACCCCCGACGGCCGTCTGGCCGGGAAGCCGTTGAACGAAGGCGCTTCCCCTTGCTTGGGCGCGGACCGCGAAGGGCCGACCGCCGTGGCCAAGTCCGTGTCGAAGCTGCCGAACTCGCGGATGGCCGGCGGGCAACTGCTCAATATGAAGTTTTCCCCCGAGGCTTTGGCCGATGATGGCAATCTGGATAAATTCGTCTCATTCATCGAAGCCAGCCGCCGGTTGGGCAACTTTCACCTGCAGTTTAACGTCGTCGATTCGGCGACCTTGCGGGCTGCCAGGCGGAATCCGGAACAGTATCCCAATCTGATGGTGCGGGTCGCCGGGTACTGCGCGCTTTTCACTTCCCTGATACCCGAGGTCCAGGAGGCGATCATTGAGCGGACGGAACATCATGGCTTCTGA
- a CDS encoding PIG-L deacetylase family protein, translating to MKFKNCGAELFVPDREPVPEAIGRTTHMAIAAHQDDLEIMAYHGILQCFAKADQWFMGVVVGDGSGSARANLYAEYCDEAMRRVRRAEQKKAAYVGEYGALALLDYPSCQVKDSMNCDILEELSEIVAAARPEVIYTHNLADKHDTHVSVALRTIQALRRLPEALRPERIYGCEVWRGLDWMNDEDKVMFDVSSRPNLAAALIGVHDSQIGGGKRYDLATAGRRLANATYLEAHGVDEASAYIWGMNLKPLVDNPALDIDAYVQDYIRRFSLDVSERLMRLLKTE from the coding sequence ATGAAGTTCAAAAACTGCGGCGCGGAGCTATTCGTGCCGGACCGGGAGCCGGTTCCGGAGGCGATCGGGCGGACCACTCACATGGCGATCGCAGCCCATCAGGATGATCTGGAGATCATGGCTTATCACGGGATATTGCAATGTTTTGCCAAAGCGGATCAATGGTTTATGGGAGTAGTGGTAGGGGATGGTTCCGGCAGCGCCAGGGCTAATTTGTATGCGGAATATTGTGACGAAGCCATGCGCCGGGTGAGACGGGCGGAACAAAAGAAAGCCGCCTACGTGGGAGAATATGGCGCTTTGGCTTTATTGGATTATCCCAGCTGTCAAGTGAAAGACTCTATGAACTGCGATATTCTCGAGGAATTAAGCGAAATCGTCGCGGCAGCCCGGCCGGAAGTTATCTATACCCATAATCTGGCGGATAAGCATGATACCCATGTCAGTGTGGCCTTGCGGACGATCCAGGCCTTGCGGCGGTTGCCCGAAGCCCTCCGTCCCGAACGGATCTACGGGTGTGAAGTATGGCGCGGGTTGGACTGGATGAATGATGAAGACAAGGTGATGTTCGATGTTAGTTCGCGTCCCAATCTCGCTGCGGCGCTGATTGGGGTCCATGATTCCCAAATCGGCGGCGGTAAACGCTATGATCTGGCGACGGCCGGCCGCAGATTGGCCAATGCGACCTACTTGGAAGCTCACGGCGTGGATGAAGCCTCGGCGTACATTTGGGGCATGAATTTGAAACCTTTAGTGGATAACCCGGCGTTGGACATCGATGCTTATGTGCAAGATTACATCCGCCGCTTCAGCCTGGATGTTTCCGAGCGGCTGATGCGGCTGCTGAAGACTGAATAA
- a CDS encoding DeoR/GlpR family DNA-binding transcription regulator, with protein MSKDPIQRLRKDGVPVPTAERRIKIFNLLVEKKSVEVNELANRFGVSTMTIRRDLAMLEKQGIVTTNYGGAYLNEGTAIEPSFSLKYGQMTEAKNKMGLAAADLVQNGDSLFIDCGTTTMQLAKHLQAKKVTVITNSLVVSNLLQTNSKIKLIMAPGVYDPKSAGFLGPLTIDFLQKFNVDKAFIGAQGFDSESGATVPDEIDAEVKKAFCRNSKQRILMVGYEKLGVSCLAKFADITEIDCLISDENASRDEVGFILGKGVQVILAR; from the coding sequence ATGAGCAAAGACCCCATCCAGCGTTTGAGAAAGGACGGCGTTCCCGTGCCGACTGCCGAGAGAAGAATCAAAATCTTTAATCTACTGGTGGAGAAAAAATCAGTGGAAGTGAATGAGCTGGCCAATCGCTTTGGCGTTTCCACCATGACCATTCGCAGAGACTTGGCGATGCTTGAAAAGCAGGGCATCGTCACGACCAATTACGGCGGAGCGTATCTCAATGAGGGTACTGCCATTGAACCGAGTTTTTCCTTAAAATACGGGCAAATGACGGAAGCCAAAAATAAGATGGGGCTGGCTGCGGCGGACCTCGTGCAAAACGGGGATTCTCTTTTCATCGATTGCGGAACCACCACGATGCAGCTGGCGAAGCATCTTCAAGCGAAAAAGGTCACCGTCATTACCAACTCTTTGGTAGTTAGTAATTTGTTGCAGACCAACTCAAAGATTAAATTAATCATGGCGCCAGGCGTCTATGACCCGAAATCAGCCGGTTTTTTAGGGCCGTTGACCATCGATTTTCTGCAAAAATTCAATGTCGATAAAGCGTTTATCGGGGCGCAAGGTTTTGATAGCGAAAGCGGAGCCACGGTTCCTGATGAGATCGATGCCGAAGTAAAAAAGGCGTTCTGTCGAAACTCCAAACAACGGATTTTGATGGTGGGCTACGAAAAGTTGGGCGTCAGCTGCCTGGCTAAATTCGCCGATATAACGGAGATCGACTGCTTGATCTCGGATGAAAACGCTTCCCGGGACGAGGTGGGCTTCATTCTAGGAAAAGGGGTTCAAGTGATTTTGGCGCGGTAA
- the pgmB gene encoding beta-phosphoglucomutase translates to MSGISRQIKAFLFDMDGVITDTVEYHYQSWKKLCAAEDIPFTAADNRDLLGLSREDSLQLLLDRYHRKVSPEHFRYLYERKNQLFLELVAGMTAADLLPGVREFLDELAESGLKIAVASSSRNTQCILERLGIAERFAAIVNSSMVERAKPAPDLFLHAAAQLQVVPEEAVVIEDSAAGISAAHQAGMLVVGIGPREQVGPANLIFPSLAEVRLPSLVAALQNLREVSLP, encoded by the coding sequence GTGTCTGGAATTTCACGGCAAATCAAGGCGTTCCTCTTCGACATGGACGGCGTAATCACCGATACGGTCGAATATCATTATCAATCCTGGAAAAAGCTCTGCGCAGCCGAGGATATCCCGTTTACCGCGGCGGACAACCGGGATTTACTGGGACTCTCCCGCGAGGATTCCCTGCAGTTGCTGCTGGACCGGTATCACCGGAAAGTCTCTCCGGAGCATTTCCGATATCTCTATGAACGCAAGAACCAGCTCTTTCTGGAGCTGGTCGCCGGCATGACCGCAGCCGACCTGTTGCCCGGAGTCCGGGAGTTTCTGGACGAACTGGCGGAAAGCGGCCTCAAGATTGCAGTCGCCTCGTCCAGCCGGAATACCCAATGCATTCTGGAGCGGCTGGGGATCGCCGAACGTTTCGCGGCCATCGTCAATTCCAGCATGGTCGAACGGGCCAAGCCGGCCCCGGACCTGTTCCTGCACGCCGCCGCCCAACTCCAAGTGGTTCCGGAGGAAGCAGTGGTCATCGAAGACTCGGCGGCCGGAATCAGCGCCGCCCACCAGGCCGGAATGCTGGTCGTCGGCATTGGCCCGCGGGAACAGGTCGGCCCGGCCAATCTGATCTTTCCTTCCCTGGCCGAGGTCCGGT